Proteins co-encoded in one Quercus robur chromosome 8, dhQueRobu3.1, whole genome shotgun sequence genomic window:
- the LOC126696231 gene encoding uncharacterized protein LOC126696231, which translates to MANSTGSLNMANIMKNCTLSGPNYAEWKRRVDLYLGFYDYSHYIKSECPPLPNEEFVEFDKISYNKWIEANNKMKFFMLGYMIDSLMVSYMNSPSAKSIIDSLEVKFGKKSSAHVEGLWEKFVRTKLSEGQDARQHVINMIALTDELALQGRPIDDKTKIFNYLVILAQFL; encoded by the coding sequence ATGGCAAACTCCACTGGTTCTCTGAACATGGCTAATATCATGAAAAATTGTACACTTTCTGGACCCAATTATGCAGAGTGGAAACGTAGAGTAGATTTGTACTTGGGGTTTTATGATTATAGTCATTATATTAAATCTGAGTGTCCACCTTTGCCCAATGAGGAGTTTGTTGAGTTTGATAAAATCTCCTATAATAAATGGATTGAGGCAaacaacaaaatgaaattttttatgctGGGATATATGATTGATTCATTGATGGTTAGTTATATGAATTCCCCTAGTGCTAAATCCATAATTGATAGCCTAGAAGTGAAGTTTGGAAAAAAGTCTAGTGCCCATGTGGAAGGCTTATGGGAAAAATTTGTTAGGACTAAATTATCAGAAGGACAAGATGCTCGTCAGCATGTGATTAATATGATTGCCTTAACTGATGAATTAGCCCTTCAAGGAAGGCCAATAgatgataaaacaaaaattttcaactatCTTGTCATCCTTGCCCAATTCTTATGA
- the LOC126696233 gene encoding uncharacterized protein LOC126696233: protein MFLYNENDISFDENGKFYGFKKDPSREEKDKFVKAVNQFLKFHAGTSIVSFVVPFRLANDYKNDVDEWIRSTIGMGAEQLTLCLSVQDGEQIDNYVFCCELLSQGTECQLKTLSLVGCLLTPNSVSQFSCLKTLIT from the coding sequence ATGTTCCTCTACAATGAAAATGATATATCATTTGATGAAAATGGTAAATTTTATGGATTTAAGAAAGATCCCTCCAGAGAAGAAAAGGATAAATTTGTAAAAGCTGTAAATCAGTTCCTGAAGTTCCATGCGGGTACAAGTATAGTCTCGTTTGTGGTCCCTTTCCGTCTTGCGAATGACTACAAAAACGACGTTGATGAATGGATCAGATCTACCATTGGAATGGGTGCAGAACAACTTACTCTTTGCTTATCTGTTCAGGATGGAGAACAAATTGATAATTATGTGTTTTGTTGTGAGCTTCTTTCTCAAGGTACAGAGTGCCAGTTAAAGACTCTAAGCTTGGTAGGATGTCTGTTGACACCAAATTCTGTCAGCCAATTCAGCTGCTTAAAAACTCTCATTACATAA